The Musa acuminata AAA Group cultivar baxijiao chromosome BXJ1-8, Cavendish_Baxijiao_AAA, whole genome shotgun sequence genomic sequence TTCCAATAAGTTTCCACATCTTGTTTCATAAAACACATCTACAGATATGCCAGCCTATACTTCTGCATATGCATTGATCCAGATGACAACGAACTGGAAATTCTTGAGATTATTCATCATTTTGTGGAGATACTAGACCGTTATTTTGGCAGTGTGAGTCACTATTGTTTTTTCCACTAAATATTCTACTATAGTACTTGTAAGGTACAACTTTGACTGTTCCTTTTCTTCCTTCAGGTATGTGAGCTtgatttgatcttcaatttccatAAGGTACTGTCATGTCTTTACAGTAGATGGATCAGCATTCTCATGTTTTCTCCAaattcttccttttctttattaATGACCAAAAGATATTTGCAGGCATACTATATCCTGGATGAAATTTTGATTGCTGGGGAACTTCAGGAATCAAGCAAGAAAACTGTTGCACGTCTTATAGCTGCACAGGTAACTGTTACTGGAAGATGTGTTTCCTTAGCATTTTAACTTCCAAGCAAATTTGCACATCAGCCATGTATATCCACTCCATCAAGTCATTGATGATAAATTGACCAATTAATGATATGGTCCTGCAagattcaaaataagaaagacaATCAAAACAAAGACAGCATGTGGAACGTTCTATCATCAAAATGACGTTACCAATGCCGTCCCTTTCAACTGTTATCTTCATTTGCCTTGGTGGTTTGGGCCTACTTATACCCATGAAGAAAATGACCTTTCAGTTCAGATTTCATCAGAGAAGTCATTTAACATCCCTTTTGGAtctcctagattttttttttttaattttgaaatacTCCTGCTAGCTTGTCTGCTTAAACAAAATATCCTGAAGCATTGTTTCATACAATACCAAAGATTGTAACAAAGCATTTACCTTTTGTGTTGTTCTGTTGTATTTTGGTGATTTGTTGACCATTAAGGTCGTTTTGTATGTGAACATTAAATTTTAGTTCCAGATTATCATCTCATTATCTATGAGTAAGTTCTTTTATCATAAAGTAGCTCTTTATGGTAAAGTTTCTTCTTTCGCGATCTTGAGCCAGATAAACCATGAGCTAATATACACATTGCTCATGATTGAAAGCTCTGATGATGCTATTTGCACTGAACTAGTACCAGTAATCAAAGTCACTAATTCATGGAGTTTCATATCTTCCACCCCCGGTGGCATAATTGAAAAATTAATATTGTTCCTGAGCAATTTAAATCTGGCTTGCAGGACTCACCGGTGGAAACTGCCAAGGAAGAAGCCAGTTCAATAAGCAACATGATGTCGCAAGCAATGTGATTGCAGTTGCCAAGTAGGGTAAGCTGGATGGTTTTCTACTGTTTGATGTATTTTTTGACCTCGTCAGCCCATGGAAGAAGAAAGCAATTCACAGCCTCAATTTATTTGTCTAATCTAAGTGTTATCATAATTATGATTCTTGCTGCCTGGCTCAGTTGTTGTTATACAATTTTATGCAAATATGTGTCATTCTTTTTCCAATCTTGTGATTAGACTGGCAAGATGAAACTTATCATTTGAAACTGTGtttatgtcctaaaaattagccAGTTATATCTAGCAACAAGGCTGACATCCATTAATCTGTGagcaatattattatataaatatttaatctttCTGATTAATGACATTTTGTTGGCCTTTCATTTTTGTGACTTTGGATCGGTGGATATATTTAAGATGTTTACTTGACCCAAACAGAAAACAGATCTCGATTAAACCCACCCAGATTGTTCTCCAATAATTTGAGCTCGAGTAAAAAGAATAAATCTACAAGCTACAATTTTTGTAGTACGCTCGATAGGCTTGATCGATTATATAACAAATAGTCATTTCTTTTGACTAGAAATTAGTTTAAACTGTTTGCTTAAACACCATAAAATCTACCTACTACGTTTGCATCCGTGTCGGACCGTTCATGTAACCGCAACCTGGTGGGCCCTGCCTCCTTAAGACTTGCTTTCTTAGGGCGACCTTCCTAAGCTAAAGAACCCGATTGGCCCACGTAGCGACCTATTTACCAGTACCATGTCGTACTTTGGTTGGTTACCCAGCCATTTACCGTCCTGGTATCCGCAGCGATGAGAGACGTGGTCCCATAGCAGCATCCTAACTGGCTTGCGATTAATGGGTAGGTAGAATCTTCTGTCAACGACGGagtattagaaagtatatatcctCCGTATGATTATACTAATGAGAGACAACGAAATACGGAAGGAAAATTAGCAGCACACGAACAAAGACATATAATTGgttggaagaggaggaggtcgAAGTGAGTCGGGAGGAGAACCGCACCTTTCACACGATGGGCATGGAGAAAACCGGAGGACCGGCGGCGCCACTCCTCCCTAATCCACCTCCTCCGTCTCCGACGCCGCCGTGCTACGGCGTGCCTGTCGCTGCCTCTGCCGCCTTCCAGGAACCCTACTTCCCGGAATCCCCGGCGTTCGTCGTCCTCCCTGTCTATTCCCGTCGCCGCCGGCGCCGCTGCGGATGTTTCCGCTGCTGCGGCTCGTTCCTATCCTCCTCCACCCTCCTTTCCGCCGCCTTCCTCCTCGTTCTACTCCTCTCCGCCGCCTTCTTCCTCTGGCCCTCCGATCCGGAGCTCACCGTTGCACGCCTCCGTCTTGACGACATCCACATCACACCTCCGCCAGAAGCGGCTTTCGACATTTCCCTGGGCGTCGACCTCAGGGTCCGCAACCCGGACTTTTTCGCCCTCGACTACCGCTCCATCGTTGTCACGATCGGGTACCGCGGGAGGCCCCTCGGCTCCGTCACGGCCGAAGGTGGTCACATTAGGGCGCGGGGGGTCTCCTACGTTCGCGCCAAGCTCAAGCTCGATGGGATCCGCGTGTTGAATGATGCCATCTCTCTGATCGAGGATCTCGCGAGGGGATCATTGCCCTTGAACACGGTCACCGAGGTTGATGGCAGGATGCGGCTCTTCTTCATCGACGTCCCCGTTCAGGTAAACTTTGCGAATACTTCTTCTTTGTTCATTTTCATCTCAATTGTTTGATTTGCTAGTTATCTTTTCCTCTATATTCTATCTTTCTATGAAATTATTGTGCCATAATGACCCAATGACATCCGATTCTTGTTTCTTGTAGTTGAATTGAAGGAAAAGAAATTAACCTAATTATAACATTAGATATATTGGGTTGCCAGAGCTAATGATCCTTTTAAAGAATTGTCATTTTTCAGTCATATGAGCAAATTTTCATTGTGGTGGTGTAAGACCAGCAACTATAGCATCAGACAAGCTAAAATTTGGAGGATAGGAGTTAAAAGACAAGCAGGCTTTTATTTCTGAGGAGATATTTTGTTGCTTTGAGAAAGGGTTTTTTTGGTCATCTAATTCATTGTTATATTTCTAACTCAAAACAAACGCATGTTTAATCTTTTTGTCCCCATTGGTAGATATCCTTAGCAGAAGGATGGGTTCCAATCAATCAAGTTCATAAAAGTTTGAGGACAATGGTCTTAATCTATGTTCGTCATGTTTAATGATTGCTTGAGACTTCTTAGATAAGAAACAATATCTCATTGTCATGGCCCAATTTTATAGAATAATATGGAGATGATTCATTACTTCGATACAGAATTTAATAATTACCCTCCATTCTTTGTTCGTCATGTTCTATGATTGCTTGAGACTTCTTAGATAAGAAACAATATCTCATTGTCATAGCCCAATTTCATAGaataacatagatatgatacattAATTCAATACAGAAATGTAATAATTACCTCCCACTGTTTAATGAGCAACTTTGTGAATTACTGATTACATCACTCCTAGTTTACTGCTGGAACATCTTATTCAATATGCTTTTCCTCTTACTTAGAAAGCAGATGCACTTTAACTGTTTGTGACCTCATAGTCTCTAATAAGCATCAGTCATGTGATTTCAAAAATTTATGCAACCATTCTGAGTCATAAAGTGTTCTAGGTTCTTAACACTGTTCGAGTAGTTTGTTCTACTAACCAATATTTCATCGTGATGATGATATCTTAATATCTTAGTCAAGGGATCTTCGAAAGTAATTTTCTGATGGCAGAAACTAGAATGTCATCAGTTTTCTGATCTCTTTGctaacatttaagatggaaagacTTCCTTTACTCATCCACAACATGTGATCCTATTCAAA encodes the following:
- the LOC103994658 gene encoding AP-1 complex subunit sigma-2; its protein translation is MIHFVILISRQGNVRLTKWYSPYQQKERSTVIRELSGLIPTRGPKLCNFVEWKGYKVVYRRYASLYFCICIDPDDNELEILEIIHHFVEILDRYFGSVCELDLIFNFHKAYYILDEILIAGELQESSKKTVARLIAAQDSPVETAKEEASSISNMMSQAM
- the LOC135587859 gene encoding uncharacterized protein LOC135587859; the protein is MGMEKTGGPAAPLLPNPPPPSPTPPCYGVPVAASAAFQEPYFPESPAFVVLPVYSRRRRRRCGCFRCCGSFLSSSTLLSAAFLLVLLLSAAFFLWPSDPELTVARLRLDDIHITPPPEAAFDISLGVDLRVRNPDFFALDYRSIVVTIGYRGRPLGSVTAEGGHIRARGVSYVRAKLKLDGIRVLNDAISLIEDLARGSLPLNTVTEVDGRMRLFFIDVPVQGKISCAVTVNPNTQEVISQDCYPE